The Flavobacteriales bacterium DNA segment GGGTGGATGTCGCGTACAGGAATGATCAAAGCCATATCTCGATAATATTGAACCCTAAAGGTACTAAGGCGTTTTTTGCTGTGCCACGCATTAGCCGTACTTTTGTAGTCCTCAAGCAAACAATCATGAGCGATCAAAAACTACCATACACTGTTTATGCGGAAATGACTCCTAATCCGGCCGTCCTTAAATTCGTGGCCAATAAGCCACTGGTCGAAGGAAGTCAAATCCTCGAATTCAAGAACATCGAAGAGGCCAAGCCATCACCTTTGGCATCGCGCCTGTTCCACTTCCCCTTCGTAAAAGAGGTGTTCATCACCGAAAATTACGTGAGTGTGACCAAGTTCGACATCGTCGACTGGGAAGAGGTGACCCTCGAGATCCGGGAATTCATTCGCGATTTCCTCCAAAGTGGAGAGCCGATCTTGAATGCTCCCGTCAATGAAGCCACGAGTTCGGCTACCGCGGCAGAGTTGGCCCAGCCGATCGAGCCTCTAGAGGGGATCGACAAGAGGATCGTAGAGATCCTCGACGAATACGTTAAGCCGGCCGTGGCACAAGATGGCGGAAACATAAAGTTCAAGAAATACGACGCCGGTCAGGTTCACGTAATTTTACAAGGTGCCTGTAGTGGCTGCCCTTCGAGCACCATTACCCTCAAGAACGGTATCGAGAACATGCTCAAGCAAATGCTGCCGGGACAAGTGAATGAAGTGGTGGCCGAGAACGCCTAAGGGCAGGGGCCATTTTTAGCGAACGCTATTTATACGCACGTGAATCCGACCGAAACCCACGCCTGGAGAAAACTGCGCGAGCACAAATTTCGTCTTTCCGATATCCACATGCGCGAGCTTTTTTCTCAGGATCCGGATCGTTTCAAACGCTTTATCATCGATTGGAACGGCGATTTGCTCTTCGATTACAGCAAGCACCGCATCGATTCCAAGTCGTTGAGCGGCCTTATTGACCTGGCCCACGAAATGGGTCTTGAAGAACGCCGCGCCGCGCTCTTCGCCGGAGACCGCATCAACGCAACCGAAAACCGGACCGTAATGCACATGGCCTTGCGGAGTACGCGCACCAATTATCAGGTCGACGGAGATTCCGTCATGAACGATGTTCGCCGGGTCCGAGACGAGTTTCTATCCTTCGCGGACCGCGTGCGTAACGGCGAATGGCTCGGATATACAAGCAAGCGCATTACCGATGTCGTGAATATCGGAATCGGCGGAAGCGACTTAGACCCCCGCATGGTGACCCGCGCGCTGAAAGACCTTCAGCCGGACCATCTGAACGTGCACTACGTGGCAAATGTTGACGGAGCCGACATTACTGAGGTGATTGGGGGCCTACGGCCCGATACGACACTCTTTCTCATTGCCGGCAAAACCTTTACGACTCAGGAGACCATGACCAATGCCCACACGGCGCGTCGCTGGTTTCTGAACAGTGCAAAAGAATCGGACATTCCGAAGCACTTCGCCGCGCTGAGTACCAACGCTGCCGGAGTAGTGGATTTTGGGATCGCCGAAGAAAACATGTTTCCCTTTTGGGAATGGGTGGGTAGACGATACAGTCTTTGGAGTTCCATTGGACTGAGCACGGCCATTGCCATCGGAA contains these protein-coding regions:
- a CDS encoding NifU family protein, with translation MSDQKLPYTVYAEMTPNPAVLKFVANKPLVEGSQILEFKNIEEAKPSPLASRLFHFPFVKEVFITENYVSVTKFDIVDWEEVTLEIREFIRDFLQSGEPILNAPVNEATSSATAAELAQPIEPLEGIDKRIVEILDEYVKPAVAQDGGNIKFKKYDAGQVHVILQGACSGCPSSTITLKNGIENMLKQMLPGQVNEVVAENA
- the pgi gene encoding glucose-6-phosphate isomerase, which encodes MYTHVNPTETHAWRKLREHKFRLSDIHMRELFSQDPDRFKRFIIDWNGDLLFDYSKHRIDSKSLSGLIDLAHEMGLEERRAALFAGDRINATENRTVMHMALRSTRTNYQVDGDSVMNDVRRVRDEFLSFADRVRNGEWLGYTSKRITDVVNIGIGGSDLDPRMVTRALKDLQPDHLNVHYVANVDGADITEVIGGLRPDTTLFLIAGKTFTTQETMTNAHTARRWFLNSAKESDIPKHFAALSTNAAGVVDFGIAEENMFPFWEWVGRRYSLWSSIGLSTAIAIGSENFKQLLSGAEAADEHFRDTPFEKNIPVLMALLGVWYQNFWGARTQAIIAYDQLFEKLAPYLQQADMESNGKRVNKAGEVVDYRTGAVIWGEPGTNGQHAFFQLIHQGTRLIFCDFIAAGKPGHKEKDHHRKLWANFLAQTEAMMKGKNEEEVREELTAAGLTGQELEDLVPFNIFPGNIPTSSIVLKELTPFHLGALVAFYEHNIFTQGVIWNIHSYDQWDVELGKQLAKNILPELEDPAVVKKHYASTRGLIEFAHKTWPDLST